Proteins co-encoded in one Oxyura jamaicensis isolate SHBP4307 breed ruddy duck chromosome 7, BPBGC_Ojam_1.0, whole genome shotgun sequence genomic window:
- the INSIG2 gene encoding insulin-induced gene 2 protein isoform X2: MDRHLGEPHKFKREWSSVMRCVAVFVGINHASAKVDFANNIQLSLTLAALSIGLWWTFDRSRSGFGLGVGIAFLATLVSQFLVYNGVYQYTSPDFLYVRSWLPCIFFAGGITMGNIGRQLAMYECKVIAEKSHED; this comes from the exons ATGGACAGACATCTGGGAGAACCACATAAATTTAAGAGAGAATGGTCCAGTGTAATGCGATGTGTCGCAGTCTTTGTGGGAATAAATCATGCCAGCGCT AAAGTGGATTTTGCCAACAATATCCAGTTGTCTCTGACATTAGCAGCCCTGTCAATTGGATTGTGGTGGACATTCGATAGATCACGAAGTGGCTTTGGTCTTGGAGTAGGAATTGCTTTCCTGGCCACATTGGTGTCACAGTTTCTGGTCTACAACGGAGTTTATCA atacACATCTCCAGATTTCCTTTATGTTCGTTCCTGGTTGCCATGTATATTTTTTGCTGGTGGAATAACTATGGGCAACAttggcaggcagctggcaaTG TATGAATGCAAAGTCATTGCAGAGAAGTCTCACGAGGACTGA
- the INSIG2 gene encoding insulin-induced gene 2 protein isoform X1, producing the protein MAENDAMPTLPKKCGPYISSVTSRGMNLVIRGIVLFFIGVFLALVLNLLQIQRNVTLFPPDVITSIFSSAWWVPPCCGTASAVIGLLYPCMDRHLGEPHKFKREWSSVMRCVAVFVGINHASAKVDFANNIQLSLTLAALSIGLWWTFDRSRSGFGLGVGIAFLATLVSQFLVYNGVYQYTSPDFLYVRSWLPCIFFAGGITMGNIGRQLAMYECKVIAEKSHED; encoded by the exons ATGGCGGAAAATGACGCAATGCCAACCTTACCAAAAAAGTGTGGTCCATACATTTCATCTGTAACCAGTCGTGGCATGAATTTGGTAATTCGTGGTATAGTGCTGTTTTTTATTGGCGTGTTTCTTGCATTAGTATTAAACTTGCTTCAGATCCAGAGAAACGTTACTCTCTTCCCCCCTGATGTGATCACAAGCATCTTCTCCTCAGCTTGGTGGGTGCCACCTTGCTGTGGCACAGCGTCAG CTGTGATTGGGTTATTGTACCCATGCATGGACAGACATCTGGGAGAACCACATAAATTTAAGAGAGAATGGTCCAGTGTAATGCGATGTGTCGCAGTCTTTGTGGGAATAAATCATGCCAGCGCT AAAGTGGATTTTGCCAACAATATCCAGTTGTCTCTGACATTAGCAGCCCTGTCAATTGGATTGTGGTGGACATTCGATAGATCACGAAGTGGCTTTGGTCTTGGAGTAGGAATTGCTTTCCTGGCCACATTGGTGTCACAGTTTCTGGTCTACAACGGAGTTTATCA atacACATCTCCAGATTTCCTTTATGTTCGTTCCTGGTTGCCATGTATATTTTTTGCTGGTGGAATAACTATGGGCAACAttggcaggcagctggcaaTG TATGAATGCAAAGTCATTGCAGAGAAGTCTCACGAGGACTGA